From the genome of Glycine soja cultivar W05 chromosome 14, ASM419377v2, whole genome shotgun sequence:
taaatgggtctttaagacTAAGCGTGACTCCTATGGCAATATTGAACGACACAAGACTCAACTTGTTGCTAAaggttttactttaaaaaatggcATTGATTATAAGGAAACATTTTCTCCAGTTTCTAAGAAAGATTCTTTCGAGATTATAATGGCATTAATAGCTCATTATGATCTTGAGttgcatcaaatggatgttaaaactaCCTTTTTGAATGAGAATTTAGAGGAAGATAtttatatggaccaaccaatggggttcattgaagaaggaaaggaacacATGGTGCGTAAACTTAAGAAATCAATATATGGAGTTAAGCAGGCTTCTCGACAATGGTATCTTAAGTTCAATGATACTAATACGTCCtttggatttaaggaaaatactgtTGATCGGTGTATATATCTAAAGGTCAGTGGGAgcaaatttatatttcttattctgtatgttgatgacatcttACTTGCAACTAATGATCTTGGTCTATTAAGTGAGACTAAGAAGTTTCTCTCCAAcaactttgaaatgaaagatatgggtgaaGCAAACTATGTGataggaataaaaatattttgtgataGATAAACAAGGACTGTTAGGCTTGTCtcaaaaatcatatattaataaagttttagagAGATTCAGAATGGATAAATGTTCAGCATCTCTCGTTCCAATAcagaaaggagacaaatttagtctcatGCAATGTCCAAAGAATGATTTGGAACGAAAATAGATGGAAAAAATATCCCTTATGCATTTGTTGTTGGGAGTCTGATTATGCTCAAACATACACAAGGCCAAATATTAGCTTTGTAGTTGGTATGCTTGGTAGATACCAAAGTAATCCAGGATTGGATCATtggaaagctgcaaagaaaATCTTAAGATACTTGCAAGGGACAAAAGATCACATGCTTACTTATAGGAGATTTGGTCATCTTGAGGTGATTGGATATACAGATTCAGACTTTGTTGGTTGTATAGATACAAGAAAGTCTACATTTGGTTATGTGTATCTTTTAGCCAAAGGAGCGATTTCATGGAAAAGTGCAAAGCAGTCAGTCATTGCTGCATCCATCATGAAGGCTGAATTTGTGGCATGCTTTGAGGCCACAGTTCAGGCAAATTGGTTGTGGAATTTTATTTCAGGACTTGGAGTAGTTGACAATAATGTCAAGCTGCTGAAAATTTATTGTGATAATACCGCATCTGTCTTCTTTTCTAAAAACGACAAGTATTCTAAAGGTGTTAAACAtatgaaattgaaatattttgtcattaaagaagaagttcagaaacatAGAGtatcaatagaacatattagcactAATCTAATAATTGATGACCCTTTAACAAAAGAGTTACCACCCAAAGTATTTACTGGCCATGTAGTGAATATGGGTACTATGTCTGCTAGTGAATGttgaatgttattattattattaatattgtcTATTTGACACTTTGAGCTCATTATTGTGTAAGTTTCTGAAATTTGTGTTTTCTACTTTATGTGTATATGCATGCAAATTATGATGTGGAAAACAtattatgtttttgttaatGAAAGAATGACTTTTGTTTGAACTCATTataaacttctcattttatagtcatattaaaaagaaggataataTAGTAGTACATGGAAGAGAATATGTTGATTAAATGACATGTAATTGTCATgactcttattattttttatctttagttaTGATTAATGATGAAGCCAATTTATCTAAAATCTTTTAGTGGACATTATGATTTATGTAATTATTAAATCATGAAGGGTTATGTCATCATAAGagtcaagtgggagaatgttagaaaaaaaatatattaaataacatgATAATGTGACTCATGTGAATTAAGGGTCTaaacttaatttaataaaataaaggaacCTATTGATAAATAtggaaagttaataaacttatgggaaattaataaatttctgaTAACTAACTTGATGAAAGTTTGTTAGTAAAAGGCAAATGGTTATATATCTACCATAAAAGTTTTTTCCTCTAATTAATCATCATGAatatgagaagaaaaataaaagaaggaaaaaagatagattaaaacaaagaaaattgaaGAACTTATATCTTtcatgaatcaaaataagttctATTTACTTTCAAGCTGTACGagagaatcataaattttaaaattattataatatgtaatagatttattaaatataaaatgtataaaatctATAATAACATAAATGCATATGTGAAAGGAACTAACCCTCATGCCCCTCAACTaattaaaatcaacatatatataCGAATATTATCtccattattaaataatatatatattatcaagtcCAACACATAAcctcaaaaaattcaaacttgttttatataataaaacaaaaactgtcCATTCATAGTAAAACAACGACACACTCAATGTCCATACTTCCGTACATATTCCCAATTCAACAAAGCCTCTCAGCAACCCAAATCGCTTTGTCGTGAAAAActatacatataaaattaacaagTGTGACTGTAAGAAaagcagtatatatatatatatatagattcgTCAGAAAGAAATTTGAAAGAATAATTAACCTTCTATTGTAGCGACCTCTCCCATCCTTCTGGAATCTCTTCTCGCCGGAAGCTGCCTCCGGCGACCCATTTTGGCCGGAATTCAGGAGACTCCGATGAGCCACCTCAGCTGCTGAACCAGCTGgttcagaagaagaagaagagtttaGAATAGAAAGAGCTTCTGAAAAAGATCTCAGAACATTGTCCATGACTTCctgaaaagagagagaggctTCACTCCAAAAGGGCTTCTCAAGAAGAAGAACCTTGAGTTGGGTAGCAGCTTCTTGCCCCTTAAGAAGTTCTTCGATTATCACTCTCTTCTTTTGGGTTGAGACACTAATTTCACTTGCAAAACAAACGatgttattcatttttttataagtgtaTTGGCTCAGGTTCTAGCTAGCTttggtttttctttgaatttttttatattttactataatttttttttttggtttgtttctttttttttccttctagatTTGGATTTGTTGGGTGAGTAAGAGTACTGAGTAGGTTTGGCTTTTGGGTGGTTAAGGACGagtaagaagaaaaggaaagagaaaaagaaagagggagaaaaaaataattttatattcttcGGATAAAAGTGACATATATAGTTTGTTAAAAAGGTGGATTatgctatttttaaaattataaaatatcctcttaatttgtaaaattattaaaaaaaattatcattttaatttttctcattgtaagataagatatataaaatatttgataatttttaaattaatttaattaatatttatactttcgtaaatcaatttgtaaattaacttaattaataattaatatttctttagTAAGATTATTTCAATAGTTATGtgtttttactattattttttaataaaacaagaaTTTTATCTCAGTAATCTGTATAATAAAACTTGTATATTGGAGGTTAATACAAATTAgagaaataaaaactttaatttcaatttaagaATAACATCAAAAGCACCTCAACTATGTATAGTTTTTCCTTCCcctaaaaaaactatatagtttcttatttaataagttttttataagataaaatttattatacgaagaaaaatagttaaatatatagatataataattaaataaaattatttaaatttgttaggTATTTAAtgattacaatgtttttttaaacttatttttgtttttttaaaaattaagatttgaatttcataattcattttataaaattttttagaataaatttcattaattttgtgcATTCAAATTGAACTCATTATTGAAGAAGTGATAAGTGATAACTGCTTGACTGCCTCCAAAGCTAAGGATGACGTTCGATTGTGATGCCAGAATGACGTTAGTTAGTACTGAAGTGTCCTTTTTCTTAAAGTTAAAACAAAtgcaaataaaatgaataaatggtACTCAGAaagtaagaaatataaattgttcataataattaggataaaaatgagttgacatataatatttttataaaaaaaatatttttattgtctttAACTATGATCTTAATGATATTTGTTTTATccgtttttttaacaattttttattttcactatttaATTTCTGTCCTTAAAATCATTGTTGAGGAAAGagtaaattgataaatattgtaTTAGACGTCTAATAGCgtgtttatttttcagtttgaaACATTAAACGTCTACCcaataaattttctatttatgttTAGATCTCTGCAAATTAAATGGGAGAACGATTACAAATATAGTAAATGCATCCAAGTTCAGTAGGTATAAAGTTTATGGATAAGGATAAACAAATTTCTTTGTACTTCTCTGGTCAATTATTATACATTGCCTTGGtttcaatataattattatataaggggaaaaattcaaattaattatcgttttaattttttcatatgatattaattattattattttatttatatctcttataatattaataatgaacaataaaatttataagtgaattaataataatataagattgattttataaaattattattctcttttatctatttaatttttatttacgtCAAACAACGACAATTATTTTGaaagggaaaaaatatataGGATAATGTTAttcaacaaattttataatCTAGAAGATaaacaagaatagaaaaaggTTGAATAAAATGAATGATTTAATTAGGACTCATAATGAATCGAATACCTCCAATTTAATTTGAGATTCCATTCCACAATTAAGGTGTTTATCTAGACTAGATTCAAGAACTATATAAGTCCAAATTCAACTAGCCTATTTTGGTTCTtcgtatcttttttatttttaaaaatgatataaatttaaacaaaccgAACCCAATTAGTCCAATTTCTTCTgagtttcaaattaaaaagtcCAATCTGACCTAGACCATCAGGTTATTAGACTAGTCTATCAACTTGTGTAAAAAGATGAATGACTAAGCTTCTGAGGGGACATAAACATCCCAATTATATTAACACCAAACCAaagaatttattcaaataaagtAGGTCATAACACTTCTAGGGTTGCTATCAACGGAGAAATTCTTAAGGATTTGGAAGTCAGCCATAAAATTGGTCATAGTGCCCTTTGAGATGGAACCCGTAAGATGCACACTAGCTGAAATGTTGTTTACTAACGCATCAAGAGGCAATCTGTGATTCTCAAACTTGATGTTGTTTCTGCTAATCCAAATCTAATAAAAGGAATAGGTGATAGCTGCGAGAACAATGTCCTGAACTTGTGAAAgtattttcaaaaaacaaatttgCAGAATATTGTTAAAAGAGGAAAGGTCCATAGAACAATTCATCTTTTGTGAAATACAAGACCAAACTTTAGCATTGCTGCCCTATTAATAGAAGTGACAGATTTCAAACCTAACCCCCTTTCCTCAAAAGGCTTGCAAACATGTTTCCAAGTAACAATAACATGTTTTCTAGAATCTACATCACCACTCCATATAAAGTTTCTTATTCAGTGATCTATCCTTTTCAACAATTCTTTAGGCCACTGATAAACGTGAAAACTATATGTTAACATACTATGAAATTCAAGAGTTTCCTCTTCCAAGTGGCCAGCTTCATTTTAATCTTGTCCGCTATATGCTGCAAGTGCATCCTTTGTGGCTTCACTTGAAAAATAAGTAACCCCTGGATAGATGAAAGGTAGAAAGCCATGGTTGAATCTCAGTAAGGAAGCAAAATGCTGAATCCTATTTTGAGACATACAACTTGTGTAGAAAGTGGAATTAGCCTTGTTCATAGACTGTCCCGAAGCTTGATCATAATTGTCTAGAAGTTGCATGATGTGCATAACATTACATGAGAATGAGTGGTGAAATTTTTAGGACTAGCCAGAGGAGTTAGCAACCCTTTCTTTGCTAAAGCAGAAATTCCCCTACTAAGAACCTCTTCTACAAtgcaaaaaaagcaaaagggatGGCCAATGGAGTTGCCATTAACTGAAAGGAACAACTTGGTTGATAACAGAATAGACTGAATCGATGAGTAGAAAGTAGGGTGGAACCCAAAAGCCTTGAGAACCTGGATGAGAAAACCCCAGTCAAGCATATCAAATGCCTTCTTAATGTCAATTTTGATAGCCATATTACCTCCATGAGTTTTCTTATTCAAGAGATTGACTGCCTTTGAAGCAACATTGGCATACTCAAAGATCGTTCTGCCTTTTATGAAACCCCTCTGATTTTATGAAACCCCTCTGATTTTCAGAACTGGATAGTAGCATTACACACATCAGAAGCAATGATGTCCTAGTGAGTTTGATAAAAGTGACCACCATACCCATCTAGACTTGGCACGCTACAGGCATTCATGCTAAACACGACCTTTTTAATTTCCTCCATAGAAGAGATGGGGATGAGAAACTCATTATCTTGAGGAGATACCAGCAAAGGGATCAGATCATGGATAAGATTGTTGTGGACAACATTGTTTTCTGTAGAGAAGATATCAACATAGTACCTTAAGAAATATGCTTCTATGCCAGCTTGATTAGAAAGAATCTCATCCTTGGATTGGAGAACATAAATTTTGTTTATCTTGTGTCTAATGGCAGCCACTTTATGGAAAAACCGGAATTTCTATCACCATTTGTATGCCACTAAAGCCTCGATTTTTCACTCCAGAAAAATACTTAGCAAGTGCAACGCTTGCTGGAGGTCAATATGAGCTTTCTTTTCTATCTGGATGAGAACTTCAAAAGGACCTGCCTCATCAATGTTAGCTTGTATCTGTTTGAGTTTCTCCATGGCAGAACTTACCCTGTCATGAACATTCCCTTTGCCTTGCTCCTTGAGTAATTAATAACTACTTACGAAAATGCAGAAGAGATTGTCCTGTTTTAGTGTGCACTCCATATACAAATTGTAGATGGCTTACACTCCACCACAataattgaaaagaggaaaacaaAAGTGAAATGCTTTTTCGGTTTCGGAAGCTTTTTAGCTTATAATCCAACACCATAATTGGCATGCAACAAAAAGGGAACTGGCTCAAAATTTCAAGTAGAAAAGAATTTCCCAAGGTCTTTCTTAGTAATTGGGTAACAACTCACATTGATATTCCCAGTTaactatttttgtatttttcttttacaaccCCATTGATTAATACAATTCTCTTTGCAGAAGAATAATTTCTTGGATTGATCTAATGATAGGAGTCTTCATCACATATTGGTATTgttgacaaaaagaaaattaatcttATCCCCAACAAAATTCAAATGTTGCTAACGAATGTCTATCTTTATTAACAATTCATTTGTCACTAGTACAAAGTCACTGCGAATTAATAATCTTCAGCCTTATAGGGAACTAAGCTTATAAGAAACCAATTACAAGTATTAAAGCAACTGATCTTAGTTAAATTAAGTGAAAGTCTGTGCCAAAATGATCAACAGATGGCACCCCAAAATCCATATCCAGACTTAGGAGGGAGTCTGTTCATGAATACACACTACTCTGTGTCTTCTTTGGGAAATTCTTGTGGTGATCTAATGTGGTGATCCTCCATGGAGTCATCACGATCAGAATTCAGAAGATCTGTGGCAGAATGTGTAGCCTCGGTGGTGGCATTGCATGTGTGAATGCCAATGTAAGTAGTTCGGTACACATTATAGGATTTTCGTCATCCCTCTGCACTTGTTTAGTTGCTCGGCAACCTTGATCATACTTATGACTGCAACTGAAGTAACTcctacaaattattatatattaagaaCAAGGTGAGTTACATGTACTAATCTTCACACGGAACTTGGTCTGGTAGAATGAACATTATAAGTCTTATAGAAGCTCTACTACATTTTACTTCCTATACTAGctaatttttcatgttttagtCATTGTCGTTAGTTACTAAGTAACTTCTTTTGTTTTATAGGTTCGTTAAAACTACCATAAGATTGAATTAAACTGGCTGTTCTGATGGTTGTTAAATCACCGTCAATTAATGTGTGTAAAACTACCACAAAAAACAATgaacttttttaaatttctggCAATTTCACAACACCATTAGAATTTTTTTGGATATGTTACACTactagttttaattttgttaattttagagAATCTTAAGCTAACAGAGTCAGCTAGTAACTAATGACATAGACTAAAATGTTAGAAATTTGCTTGTATACTAAAATGTAGAGTTTCTAAGCATAGGGAGTAACACAAAAAGTTGGTATAGGTATATGTatcaaatgataaattaaatcttaCTATATTAAATGGTCAccgtaaatttataataatttatattaatagaaCAATTTATGCTAAAGAACTTGCTAAGTTTAAAGGAAAGTTCTATATATGGTACGACCAACTATACTTTATTGATAGTAAATGTTGAATTTCTCAAAGGGGTAACAGGAAAAAAATGTGGgaataacaaaaatgaatatGTTAAAACTAACATGTTAAAAATGGATGTATAAGTAGACTATGAGATGCATATTATATTTGAGGAGATATTGATATAAGGgggaaaatgtgttttttttactaaaaaaaagtgtttttatttcttgtagtgttttaggttaaatttaattttggtctctataattttaaattgatgaaTCTAATCACATATTTTCTAAAGTTGAAGAATTAAATTCTATCCATTTAAAAGTACAatgatcaaaatcaaatttcaacatttttttccttgatATATAACatcaatatagaaaaaaataacaaaaaattagttaagATGATTAATTTCGTTATGTACAAAGAAATTCATTGAaaacataattacaaaaaatagatTGCAAAATTAGCCTTGTGAAAAAGAGTggagagataaaataaaaaaagacattaGAAGAAATTACTAATGAAAAAAGATCTCATAgtgaataattaatatatttaagaatttGGTTTTCAACCAAGCTAAGATCAATGACATTTGATACACACACataactattaattaataagaGGATAAATTTTGTGAGTTATATTGTTCTCAACATTCAGCTGCTACGTAGCAGTCCCTTGGGAGCATGGTGTTGCTTATTGGGTTCTTAAAATTAAGTAGCATAGCTTCAGAATGGATCTTTGGATTTTCTTCCATTAATGGACATGATAAAATTTCCCTCTTGGTCAGAGTTCACAACAAAAGTAggggattttcattttttatctttgaattgGTATACTAATTAATCCTATAATTGGATGCATATCTTCTGTCTAGCTGACATTCGTATATATGGGTTAGAATAAACTCCTTTGCCTCTTTAAtttgcttattaaaaaaaaagtaatattgcTTAATTAGAGTTTTCTATGTTGGAGCAATGAATTGGAGTAATGGAGttcttatatatattagaaCTATTGCTTGTATAAGCAACTATAAAGTTACTTAAATACTAAAAGATCAATTTTCCAATTGTTGCTGGTGTTTGTCTTGTCACATCACACTGGAATGCTGTGTGCGTGCTCTGCGAATGGGGTGATAGTTtaatggttttaaaattacagatgtagtatttttaatattttttgttagtatttattgtttcaattaaaatacTCCATATGAACTTTGAACTctgatttataataaaaataactttaagcATAAGTACAAATATGGGAGGTTTAAGACCgacaaaaaataagataagataatttaagttaaattctaatttttaaataaaaattaatgaaagtttttattctttcaatttGAGTGTTCTCTTATATCATATCAGAAAgtagattttttttcatgagttTAGCTCAATCttacaaaatcaatttataagaTAAGGATTACTTTccatttatataatttagtatttttaatgtttttttgttagtgtttattgtttcaattaaaatacTCGATATGAACtatgatttataataaaaataactttaagtataagtataaatatataagataattcaagttaaattctaattttgaaataaaatttaatgggaGTTTTTATCCTTTCAATTTGAGTGTTGTCTCATATCATGTTAGAAAGTTGGTTTTTTTCAAGAGTTTAGTTCAATCCTACAAAATCGGCTTACAAGATGAGGATTATTCTCCACTTATATAGTTTATCtcgatattatttttattcgatGTGAGACTTCAatatatcctattttttttcatgactCTTCCTTATACTTGTCTAAAGAATGACAACCATACATGGATCCATTATAATAGACTTTGATACCATGTCAAAAAGTGGGTTTTTCAATGCCACTCTAAGTTGTTTTTTGCTACTAGTCCCTCCACTTGCATCTTCTTGAGTGTAATTTCTATTTTGGTATAAGGAACTGTTCGAGACTTCTAGCAGCAGTAGCAAGCCTATTAAAGTCAATTTCTATAGTGTGAAATTTCTACATATCGATAAGCATTTTTCTTGGGAGATGGAGAAACAAAGGAAATGCATCAcccaataaagaaaattaagacaGTCATCACTTACATGTGATGCAACTTATTATGATCTAATAATTATGCTATTCGCACATACTACATACTGTCTCATAAGTCATAATTATATCTTTCcatggaaaatataaaaataaattaaaagaaaatgaacaacaatactTACGAATTGAAATTCAGAATTGAGGATTCCCTTTTTTCATACTTCCTCCATGCATGATTGCCATCAGTAGTGCAGGATAGTGTAGTGCAAGTCTGTGCACTCCTCCTGCGCAACAACAATATTCATGCATATACatcatgtattattattattattattattattattattattattattataaaatacagGGTAAGACATTCAACAAGATAACTAAGGTCATGGCCTAGATCTCCCAAATTTATAAggtccctaatttttttttaatagtagtattattaatataaattattttttaaaagcccACAGTCCATTCTTTAGTTTTTACAAATGAAAAGTCACCCAAGAGTGACCAAGTAAATTTCTATAATCCCTATTATATGGTTTCAacattaatgtaatttttttttataaaaaaacatcatttttggATCAACATCTTTGTTTCCTCTCTTGTCTCTCtcattctcattctctctaTTCTCAGTTCTTTAATACTACATTCAagcaattatttaatttttataattgttaacaTCTAGGTGAGGATTATAACTATAATTAAATATCTTTCTAAAAACAATTTAGCTTTTCAAGagacaaatgaaaaaatataccaAAAAGACAATGAAAACTTTTTGAGTTTGATAAGTTGTTATTAGAACTTGATCTAGTTATGTAAGAGCATGTTAAACGTATAAAAATATGATGACCTTCATAATCATTACTTGAGTGAGACTATATAAAATGAACTTATAGAATTATTAgcttctcaaataaaaaatattacactaaAAAGTTAAAGATGCAAAATATTTTCTATCATTCTTGATTGTACTCCAGATGTAAGCCATTACGAGCAAATGACTCTTATTTTGAGGTGTGTTGATACTTTTAGTTGCCCCgtcaaaatagaaatattttttagagtGTTTACAAGTCA
Proteins encoded in this window:
- the LOC114383187 gene encoding uncharacterized protein LOC114383187, translated to MNNIVCFASEISVSTQKKRVIIEELLKGQEAATQLKVLLLEKPFWSEASLSFQEVMDNVLRSFSEALSILNSSSSSEPAGSAAEVAHRSLLNSGQNGSPEAASGEKRFQKDGRGRYNRSFSRQSDLGC